One Ranitomeya imitator isolate aRanImi1 chromosome 1, aRanImi1.pri, whole genome shotgun sequence DNA window includes the following coding sequences:
- the LOC138657284 gene encoding nicotinamide N-methyltransferase-like — protein MTTMDPCLTLYYPKYEINSKMYLEEYFSQDVPFSTFKESTINMQRCFYKAFKSGLACGKTLIDFSVGPIIMHLISVCEFFEEISILKVNDASIKEFELWKNKDPKAFDWTQTSKLFMELKQLSSDGWEEEEEILRGKIKEILKLDLCSDDLLNSLPKFDCATSVWGLETISKDHEDYRRNLRKLNKLIKIGGYLLFYACINASYFKIGNDKFHMLSCDESFYRKVISEEGFEIKNYENLDKLMSSGAVDHERVVFIIAQKVREA, from the exons ATGACTACAATGGATCCCTGTCTGACGCTGTATTATCCTAAATATGAGATCAATTCCAAGATGTACCTGGAAGAATACTTCTCTCAAGATGTTCCATTCTCTACGTTTAAGGAGTCTACGATTAATATGCAGAGATGTTTCTATAAAGCATTTAAATCAG GTTTGGCTTGTGGAAAAACCCTGATAGACTTCAGTGTTGGTCCCATTATCATGCATCTTATTTCGGTCTGTGAGTTCTTCGAAGAAATTTCAATACTAAAAGTTAATGATGCCTCCATAAAAGAGTTTGAACTGTGGAAAAACAAAGATCCCAAGGCCTTTGATTGGACTCAAACTTCAAAACTCTTTATGGAGTTAAAACAATTAAGCAG CGATGGgtgggaagaagaagaagaaattcTAAGAGGAAAAATCAAGGAGATTTTAAAATTGGACCTCTGCAGTGACGACCTTCTGAATTCACTGCCAAAATTTGACTGCGCCACGAGTGTATGGGGTTTGGAAACGATCAGCAAGGACCATGAGGATTACAGAAGAAATCTAAGAAAACtcaacaaattaataaaaattgggGGGTATCTGTTATTTTATGCCTGTATTAATGCTTCCTATTTTAAAATTGGAAACGACAAATTTCACATGTTATCCTGTGATGAAAGTTTCTATAGGAAGGTGATAAGTGAGGAAGGGTTTGAAATTAAGAATTATGAAAATCTGGATAAATTAATGAGCTCTGGCGCTGTAGACCATGAGAGAGTGGTGTTCATCATTGCCCAGAAAGTCAGGGAGGCCTAG